In the genome of Geotrypetes seraphini chromosome 16, aGeoSer1.1, whole genome shotgun sequence, one region contains:
- the LOC117350527 gene encoding olfactory receptor 4S2-like: MEFRNETRVTQFILRGLSKNPNIQIIIFAVLLAIYLLTLAGNLLIVVTVHVDSQLHSPMYFFLSILSVIDLSVSTVILPKFLVNFISVHKAISFNGCVAQVFFLHFFGGTECLHLSLMAYDRYVAICYPLRYTTIMNRRTCLLLVVLTWVLGFIHALAQAFPATQLLFCGPNEINHFFCDTHPLSVLACSSTFVSEMVDIVNSGTLTLTCFLVVSISYAYIISTVLKIRSSEGRQKAFSTCASHLLVVTLYFGPLVFMYMRPPVSLPGDKMVSGFYTILTPVLNPVIYTLRNEKVKKAMKKLEGRTHINLIFI, encoded by the coding sequence ATGGAATTCAGGAATGAAACCAGAGTCACACAATTCATCCTCCGTGGACTTTCTAAAAATCCTAACATCCAGATAATCATCTTTGCGGTGCTTCTAGCAATTTACCTGCTCACTCTAGCTGGGAATCTTCTCATTGTGGTAACTGTACATGTGGACTCTCAACTACACTCTCCGATGTATTTCTTCCTCAGCATCCTGTCAGTCATAGATTTGAGTGTTTCAACGGTCATTCTCCCTAAATTCCTTGTTAATTTTATTTCCGTGCACAAAGCTATTTCATTCAATGGCTGTGTGGCTCAAGTGTTTTTCTTGCATTTTTTTGGCGGTACAGAATGCCTACACTTGAGTCTGATGGCTTATGACCGCTATGTTGCCATCTGCTATCCTTTGCGTTATACTACAATAATGAACAGACGAACCTGTCTACTGTTGGTGGTTTTGACATGGGTACTTGGGTTCATTCATGCGTTAGCCCAGGCATTTCCAGCAACTCAACTGCTGTTCTGTGGTCCCAATGAGATAAATCATTTTTTTTGTGATACCCATCCCTTATCTGTGTTGGCTTGCTCTAGTACCTTTGTCAGTGAGATGGTGGATATTGTGAACAGTGGAACCTTAACCCTTACTTGTTTCTTGGTGGTGTCTATATCATACGCATACATTATTTCTACTGTCTTAAAAATTCGCTCATCTGAGGGAAGGCAGAAAGCTTTCTCTACCTGTGCCTCCCACCTCCTGGTTGTCACTTTGTATTTTGGCCCCCTTGTCTTCATGTACATGAGGCCGCCAGTGTCTCTTCCAGGTGACAAAATGGTCTCTGGTTTTTATACCATTTTAACACCTGTGTTAAACCCCGTCATTTATACTCTCAGAAACGAGAAAGTAAAAAAAGCAATGAAAAAGCTGGAAGGCAGGACACATataaatttaatatttatttaa